One Setaria viridis chromosome 5, Setaria_viridis_v4.0, whole genome shotgun sequence genomic region harbors:
- the LOC117857910 gene encoding uncharacterized protein, with protein sequence MKPEVEVEADERAAEMARKKAAAAKKAAEVVDVEEVVDGEEEEKEEVEGEDGEEAVDGEEDGDEEDEGEGEEEDDEEEIDGEEKEAAGVVEISDEDDDDDDAGEAEGGDDDDDDDDDDDDDDDEVDGEDEQEEELGTEYLVQPLGRAEDEEHSSDFEPEENGEAAEDEIDEEDDADDVEDSVKAQSSAKRKRSGDDEDDGDDDGDDDDDGRPPSKR encoded by the exons ATGaagccggaggtggaggtggaggcggacgAACGGGCGGCCGAGATGGCCCgcaagaaggcggcggcggccaagaagGCTGCGGAGGTGGTTGatgtggaggaggtggtggacggcgaggaggaggagaaggaggaggttgAGGGGGAAGACGGGGAGGAGGCAGTAGATGGGGAGGAAGACggtgacgaggaggacgagggagagggcgaggaggaggatgacgaagaGGAGATAGacggggaggagaaggaggcggcgggcgtcgtgGAGATCTCcgacgaggatgacgacgacgacgacgccggggaggcggagggtggcgacgacgacgacgatgacgatgacgacgacgacgacgacgacgacgaggtcgaTGGTGAAGACGAGCAGGAG GAGGAACTGGGAACTGAGTATCTGGTCCAGCCCCTTGGTCGAGCTGAAGATGAAGAGCACTCTAGTGACTTCGAGCCAGAAGAAAACGGTGAAGCTGCCGAGGATGAGATTGACGAAGAAGATGATGCCGATGACGTTGAGGATTCTGTGAAGGCACAGTCCTCTGCGAAGAGGAAGAGATCAGGTGACGACGAAGATGATGGAGATGACGAtggtgacgatgatgatgatgggagGCCACCATCGAAGCGATAG